Proteins from a genomic interval of Francisella salimarina:
- the rsmH gene encoding 16S rRNA (cytosine(1402)-N(4))-methyltransferase RsmH produces MHFSVLLRESVDGLDIKPNGIYIDATFGRGGHSKAILDRLTSGKLIAFDKDLDAIDYAKENFQFENFQIVHASFASIYDYCFQNNLLGEIDGVIMDLGVSSPQLDNANRGFSFTHDGPLDMRMDTSKGLTASQALEELSVDELTYIFKIYGEERFAKKIALRVKDYIAENGSINRTHQLADLIRATIGKREKKNPATRCFQALRIYVNNELKDLEFLLGNILDVIKKGGRIATISFHSLEDRIVKQNFTSLINPKQELNRISKLLPQDTSGVKMKWITKKAKANQDELSQNVRSRSAILRIVEKI; encoded by the coding sequence ATGCATTTCTCAGTTTTACTTCGAGAGTCTGTAGATGGTTTGGATATAAAGCCAAATGGTATTTATATCGATGCAACATTTGGCAGGGGCGGGCATTCAAAAGCTATATTGGATCGACTAACGTCTGGAAAGCTTATTGCTTTTGATAAGGATTTGGATGCTATAGATTATGCAAAAGAAAATTTCCAATTTGAAAATTTCCAGATAGTTCATGCAAGTTTTGCTAGTATTTATGATTATTGTTTTCAGAATAATCTTCTAGGTGAGATCGATGGTGTCATTATGGATTTAGGAGTTTCTTCTCCTCAATTAGATAATGCTAATAGAGGGTTTAGCTTTACGCATGATGGTCCACTAGATATGCGAATGGACACATCAAAAGGCCTTACTGCTAGCCAAGCTTTAGAAGAGTTATCAGTAGATGAGTTGACTTACATTTTTAAGATTTATGGTGAAGAACGTTTTGCAAAAAAAATTGCTCTAAGAGTTAAAGACTATATAGCTGAGAATGGAAGCATAAATAGAACACACCAGTTAGCTGACCTTATTCGAGCAACCATTGGTAAAAGAGAGAAAAAAAATCCTGCTACAAGGTGTTTTCAAGCATTACGTATATATGTTAATAATGAGCTTAAGGATTTAGAGTTCCTTTTAGGGAATATTCTAGATGTTATTAAAAAAGGTGGAAGAATTGCTACTATTTCTTTCCACTCATTAGAGGATCGTATAGTTAAACAAAATTTCACTTCTCTTATTAATCCAAAACAAGAGTTAAATAGGATTTCTAAGTTGCTTCCACAAGATACTAGTGGAGTAAAAATGAAATGGATTACAAAAAAAGCTAAAGCAAATCAAGATGAGCTTAGTCAAAATGTTCGCTCTAGAAGTGCTATTTTAAGGATTGTTGAAAAGATATGA
- the pdxT gene encoding pyridoxal 5'-phosphate synthase glutaminase subunit PdxT, translated as MSVNVGVLAIQGGFQKHAEMLESLGADVKLVKFANDFDKIDRLIIPGGESTALLNLLNKHQIFDELQDFCSRKPVFGTCAGSIILSKGSEYLSLIDLEVERNGYGRQVDSFVTDLGFMSNSIKAVFIRAPKFTRVGNNVEVLAKFDDSPVLVRQDNILVSSFHPELTEDSSVHKYFLNI; from the coding sequence ATGTCTGTGAATGTGGGCGTACTAGCTATTCAAGGTGGGTTCCAAAAGCATGCTGAGATGCTTGAATCTTTGGGGGCAGATGTTAAGTTAGTCAAATTTGCAAATGATTTTGATAAAATTGATAGGCTTATTATTCCCGGAGGAGAAAGTACAGCATTACTAAATCTTTTGAATAAGCATCAAATTTTTGATGAATTACAAGATTTTTGCTCACGAAAACCAGTTTTTGGAACTTGTGCAGGTAGTATAATTCTATCAAAAGGCTCTGAGTACTTAAGCCTTATAGATTTGGAGGTAGAGAGAAATGGCTATGGTCGTCAAGTTGATAGTTTTGTCACCGACTTGGGCTTTATGAGTAATTCTATCAAAGCTGTATTTATTAGAGCACCAAAATTTACTAGAGTAGGCAATAATGTTGAGGTATTGGCTAAATTTGATGATTCACCTGTATTAGTTAGGCAAGATAATATTTTAGTGAGTAGTTTTCATCCTGAGTTGACTGAGGACTCTTCTGTGCATAAGTATTTTCTAAACATATAA
- the migR gene encoding iglABCD operon regulator MigR encodes MRLKQLKSSIHKKLNQSYIYDCNKQIDFSKIINGSIIIANDTSIITILALKSFLKEKTITVLGHFDTRVKCFEKAIANAEIKYIDDISFWDHQGVLIVDKSFISQVEQNDNRFLLFICGPEMPYFSDRKNLDRQVFFDIAKLKSLRSLNEEMDDLSVKAWEEYLALLKAPAEIWFRQMLNAKSNLVLTDTTGVALDGYKFATGAALMSKKLQEITKQEDNIGVCLPTSAGGYLAILALMMSAKAIVNLNYTASEEALRHAINNAGIKTIITSRAFVEKLTHKGFFVEEIFSMCKIVYLEDIKAKITKAESIKTFLQIKMLPASWLVKKYLKPTKLDDLAFIIFSSGSEGVPKGIAIKHKNLLANVYQSTNVIECQENDSVAGILPIFHAFGLTISLVSLFQGGYIACHPDPTDAKGVASLIKKNKTTVLCATPTFLRIYTKNKAVKKEDLATLRLIITGAEKLSKEVRTMFEDKFDKVINEGYGTTELSPVAAVNRPTKSPNKIGTVGLTVPGGQFKIIHPESHEELPIGVEGMIIYRGVNKMDYYLNDPKKTNEVMIEKYGYKWYITGDKGKIDGEGYLTVVDRYSRFAKVAGEMVSLGLLEQKVYDTLREKGYDSHKIDFEVLAVATSDTKRGEIINLLYNLEDLEPTELKEIVRHSGIENLYKPTNYFKVISIPKLGSGKTDFSKAKKLTNELVKA; translated from the coding sequence ATGCGCCTAAAACAGCTTAAATCTTCTATACATAAAAAATTAAATCAATCTTACATATATGACTGCAATAAACAGATAGACTTTAGCAAAATCATAAATGGTTCTATAATTATTGCGAATGATACTTCAATAATCACGATACTAGCTTTAAAGAGTTTTCTGAAAGAAAAAACGATAACGGTTTTGGGCCACTTTGATACTAGAGTTAAATGTTTTGAAAAAGCTATAGCAAATGCTGAAATAAAATATATTGATGATATTAGTTTTTGGGATCATCAAGGTGTACTTATTGTGGACAAGAGTTTTATTTCTCAGGTTGAGCAAAATGATAATAGATTCTTGTTGTTTATATGTGGGCCTGAGATGCCATATTTTTCAGACCGTAAAAATTTAGATAGACAGGTATTTTTTGATATTGCTAAACTTAAAAGTTTGAGAAGTCTAAATGAGGAGATGGATGATCTTTCTGTGAAAGCTTGGGAGGAGTATTTAGCTCTTTTGAAGGCTCCTGCTGAGATTTGGTTTAGGCAAATGTTAAACGCTAAAAGTAACTTGGTATTAACTGATACGACAGGTGTCGCTTTAGATGGCTACAAGTTTGCGACAGGGGCAGCATTGATGTCCAAAAAACTTCAAGAAATTACTAAGCAAGAAGATAATATTGGTGTTTGTTTACCTACAAGCGCAGGCGGTTATTTGGCGATATTAGCATTAATGATGAGTGCAAAGGCAATAGTTAATCTAAATTATACAGCTTCAGAGGAAGCATTAAGACATGCTATTAATAATGCAGGAATTAAAACAATAATTACTTCTAGAGCATTTGTTGAGAAATTAACTCACAAAGGTTTCTTTGTTGAAGAGATTTTTTCGATGTGCAAGATTGTATATTTAGAGGATATCAAAGCAAAAATAACCAAAGCTGAGTCAATAAAGACATTCTTGCAAATCAAAATGCTACCCGCGTCATGGTTAGTTAAAAAATACCTTAAGCCAACTAAACTAGATGACTTAGCCTTTATAATATTTAGTAGTGGTAGTGAAGGGGTGCCTAAAGGTATTGCAATCAAGCATAAAAACCTTCTTGCAAATGTTTATCAAAGCACAAATGTTATCGAGTGCCAAGAGAATGATTCTGTGGCAGGGATTTTGCCTATATTTCATGCTTTTGGTCTTACTATCTCACTAGTTTCTCTGTTTCAAGGGGGGTATATAGCATGCCATCCAGATCCAACAGATGCTAAGGGTGTTGCTAGTTTAATCAAAAAAAATAAAACTACAGTGTTGTGTGCGACACCAACATTTTTAAGAATTTATACCAAAAATAAAGCAGTCAAAAAAGAAGATCTTGCAACACTTAGGCTTATTATTACAGGTGCTGAAAAACTCTCTAAAGAAGTACGCACTATGTTCGAAGACAAGTTTGATAAGGTTATTAATGAAGGATATGGGACTACCGAACTTTCACCAGTAGCTGCTGTTAATAGACCAACTAAGTCGCCAAATAAAATAGGTACTGTAGGTTTGACAGTTCCTGGTGGTCAATTCAAAATTATACATCCTGAGTCTCATGAAGAGCTACCTATTGGTGTAGAGGGCATGATTATATACCGCGGTGTTAATAAGATGGATTACTATCTTAATGATCCTAAAAAAACTAATGAGGTTATGATCGAGAAATATGGATATAAATGGTACATAACAGGAGATAAGGGTAAGATTGATGGCGAAGGTTATTTAACGGTAGTTGATAGGTACTCCAGGTTTGCAAAAGTTGCTGGTGAAATGGTGAGTTTGGGGCTTTTGGAGCAAAAAGTCTATGATACTTTGAGAGAAAAGGGGTATGATTCTCATAAAATTGATTTTGAGGTTTTAGCTGTGGCTACATCAGATACTAAAAGAGGCGAGATTATTAACTTACTATATAATCTAGAAGACTTAGAACCAACTGAGTTGAAAGAAATCGTAAGACACTCTGGTATTGAAAATCTTTATAAGCCAACCAACTATTTCAAGGTTATATCAATACCTAAATTAGGCTCTGGGAAGACAGACTTTTCTAAGGCTAAAAAACTCACTAATGAACTAGTTAAGGCATAA
- the mutM gene encoding bifunctional DNA-formamidopyrimidine glycosylase/DNA-(apurinic or apyrimidinic site) lyase: MPELPEVETVKRGLTKNIINKKIKSIQVNTDKLRYPIDKVQLLSLKSKVVKDVQRRGKHLIIFMEDNLQLIIHLGMSGVVKIINTSEYDKIKHDHIILELSDNLSLVYNDPRKFGYWLVNTNETPLQHKVLATHGVEPLTDDFNVKYLISKLKKTTRKIKQTIMDNSIVVGVGNIYASEALFDSNILPTRASNTITKKEAEKLLTSIKKILDKAIAEGGTTLKDYKNTEGKPGYFTQQLNVYGRANQNCHICNTKIESLVIAQRNTFFCKKCQK, encoded by the coding sequence ATGCCTGAACTTCCTGAAGTAGAGACTGTCAAAAGAGGTTTAACCAAAAATATTATTAACAAAAAGATTAAAAGCATACAGGTAAATACAGATAAGCTTCGCTACCCCATAGATAAAGTTCAACTTCTATCACTAAAAAGTAAAGTAGTGAAAGATGTCCAAAGAAGAGGCAAACACCTAATTATTTTTATGGAAGATAACTTGCAGTTAATTATTCATCTTGGTATGTCAGGTGTTGTCAAAATTATAAATACCTCTGAATATGATAAGATCAAACATGACCACATTATCTTAGAATTATCTGATAACCTAAGTCTAGTCTACAATGACCCACGTAAATTTGGATACTGGCTAGTCAACACAAACGAAACACCACTACAACATAAAGTTTTAGCAACTCATGGCGTTGAACCCTTAACAGATGATTTCAATGTCAAATACTTGATATCTAAACTAAAAAAAACTACTAGAAAGATCAAACAAACTATCATGGATAATAGCATAGTTGTTGGTGTAGGAAATATATACGCTAGTGAAGCATTATTTGATAGTAATATTCTACCTACAAGAGCTTCTAACACTATCACAAAAAAAGAGGCTGAAAAGCTTTTAACTTCAATTAAGAAAATACTTGATAAAGCAATTGCAGAAGGTGGTACAACACTCAAGGATTATAAAAATACAGAAGGTAAACCTGGCTACTTCACGCAACAACTCAATGTTTATGGTAGAGCCAATCAAAACTGTCATATCTGTAACACTAAAATTGAAAGTTTAGTGATAGCTCAAAGAAATACATTCTTTTGCAAAAAATGTCAAAAATAG